GTTCGGCTGGGGTCGTGAGGCGGAGGTGCCTCGCCGCCCACGCGTCAGTCTCGCCATCGAAGATCGGAAGTATCCCGTTGACCGTGATCGCCGCACTCTGCGCCGCGCTGGCCCTCTGGCTGTGGACCGGGCCCACGCATGCCCGCCTCCGCCTCGCCCGTCTCTTCGGCGCGCCGCCCCCACGGCAGTGGCCCTCGCTCTGGGCGAGCGTCAGACGCCCCTCCGCCGCGCGCAGGGCCGAGGCGTGGCGCGTGGCCTCCATCGAGCTGTGCCTGGCGCTCTCCGCCGAGTTGGCCGCCGGCCGTACATCAGGAGAGGCCCTCACCCGCGCCCTCGCGGCGGTCGACCTCCCGGACCCGCTGCGCCCCTTGGCGGCGGCGGCCCGCGACGGCGGCGACGTGGCGGCCGCCTTCCGCGAGGTGGCGCCCGCCCAGGGCGGCGAAGGACTGCTGCGGCTGGCGGCGTGCTGGGAGGTCAGCGTGTCGGTCGGCGCGGGGCTGTCGGGACTCGTCGACCGGGTGGGCGTCGCCCTGCGCGCCGCCCAGGCGCACCGAGCCGAGGTGTCGGCCCAGCTCGCCGGTCCCAGAGCGACGGCCAGGATGCTCGCCGCCCTGCCCGCCCTCGGGCTCCTCATGGCGGCAGGGCTCGGGATGAACCCGGTCGGATTCCTGTTCGGCAGCGTCCCTGGGGTGGCCTGCCTCGTCGTCGGCGTGGCCCTCGACGCCTGCGGCCTGTGGTGGACCCATCGCATGTCATCCAAGGCGGAGGCCGCATGAGCATGCTGCTGGCCGCCGTCGCCTGTGCCTTCATGGCGACCTGGCTGTGGTTTCCTGCGAACGGCCCGGCGGAACGGCTGGCCGCTCTGCGTCCACCTGGAGGTCAGGCGCGCGTTCCTTCGGCGGGAACGGACGAGTGGTTTCCTCCGCGTGCCGTCCATGGGCGTCGCCTCGACCGGGGTGCGCTCGTGCCCGGCTCGTGCGCGGGGCTCGTCGTGTTCGTGCTCGTGGGCGGCGTCGCCGGCGCGATCGCCGGGCCTGTCGTGGGCGGGGTGGTCACCGTACTCGTCCACAAGAAGGCCGCCGGCCCCCATCTCCGCCGCGACCGTGACCGGATCGCCGCCGACCTGCCGTTCGCCACGGACCTCATGGTCGCCTGCCTTCAGTCGGGACAACCCGTCAGCACGGCCACCGAGATCGCCGCCACGGCGATCGGCGGGCCACTCGGGCAGCGCCTGACCTGGATCAGCGGCCAACTCCGCCTGGGGGCCGACCCTGAGCCCGTGTGGATGGTGCTGGCCCGCGAGCCGTCCATGGGGCCGCTGGCGCGGGCCATGTCGCGCGCGGCGCAGAGCGGGGCTCCGGTGGCGGACGTGCTCACCCGCCTCGCTGACGACGCCCGGCAGGCGTCTCGCATGGCTTCCCTGGCCGCGGCCCGTCGGGTGGGCGTCCAGGCGGTGGCGCCGTTGGGGTTGTGCTTCCTGCCGGCCTTCGTGCTGCTGGGGATCATCCCGGTGGTGGCAGGCTTGGCCAGCGGCGTCCTGATCCCTTAGAACGGCGACGGCACGGGGACTCATCGGCCGCACGGGAGCATCGCCAGAAGGGGCTCGTCCCGCCTTGTCCAGGCTTTATCCACAACCCCACGCCACCCTCCCCACCTTCATCCACAGAACCGCGCTCGGCCCCACCTCCACCCCACCCCCTCCGCGAATCTGGTCGTCCAACCGCCGGACCCCATCCGGTCCCACCCCTCGGAGGCACTGATGCGCAAGCCATCCACCGTCACGCCCGTCGTCCGGCTCCGACGCGCCCTGTCCACCTGGTGGACCGGCCGTACCGCAGCGGCCGCTCGCCTGGGCCTCGACCGTGGCATGTCGACCGCCGAATACGCCGTCGGCACCATCGCCGCATGCGGATTCGCGGCCCTGCTCTTCAAGGTCGTCACCAGTACAGAGGTCCAGGAGATGCTCACCACGCTCGTCAACCGCGCCCTGAACACCGCAGGCTGACCCTCACTCGCCACATCCAGCCGCCACGCGCTTGTGCTGCGGTCTCGTGGGCTGCCAGCCGTACATTCCGGCCCCGAGACCGCTCAGCGCGCACACCACCGAGACGAAACGACCTGGTAGCCGC
This window of the Nonomuraea africana genome carries:
- a CDS encoding type II secretion system F family protein gives rise to the protein MSMLLAAVACAFMATWLWFPANGPAERLAALRPPGGQARVPSAGTDEWFPPRAVHGRRLDRGALVPGSCAGLVVFVLVGGVAGAIAGPVVGGVVTVLVHKKAAGPHLRRDRDRIAADLPFATDLMVACLQSGQPVSTATEIAATAIGGPLGQRLTWISGQLRLGADPEPVWMVLAREPSMGPLARAMSRAAQSGAPVADVLTRLADDARQASRMASLAAARRVGVQAVAPLGLCFLPAFVLLGIIPVVAGLASGVLIP
- a CDS encoding type II secretion system F family protein, producing MIAALCAALALWLWTGPTHARLRLARLFGAPPPRQWPSLWASVRRPSAARRAEAWRVASIELCLALSAELAAGRTSGEALTRALAAVDLPDPLRPLAAAARDGGDVAAAFREVAPAQGGEGLLRLAACWEVSVSVGAGLSGLVDRVGVALRAAQAHRAEVSAQLAGPRATARMLAALPALGLLMAAGLGMNPVGFLFGSVPGVACLVVGVALDACGLWWTHRMSSKAEAA
- a CDS encoding DUF4244 domain-containing protein; amino-acid sequence: MRKPSTVTPVVRLRRALSTWWTGRTAAAARLGLDRGMSTAEYAVGTIAACGFAALLFKVVTSTEVQEMLTTLVNRALNTAG